Proteins encoded together in one Mycobacterium noviomagense window:
- a CDS encoding DUF732 domain-containing protein, giving the protein MMAGMRVLLLISSVAAVIVLAVPAHADPSGDDATFLASLNQAGITYTNPDRAIGAGKAVCDQLANGAKAPDLVKQLTDVNPGFTGNGAIKFAGIAASVYCPDQLQSGSSSSDSG; this is encoded by the coding sequence ATGATGGCAGGCATGCGCGTTCTACTCCTGATATCCAGCGTTGCCGCCGTCATCGTTCTGGCTGTACCAGCTCATGCCGACCCCAGTGGCGACGACGCCACTTTCCTCGCTTCGCTCAACCAGGCCGGCATCACCTACACCAATCCCGACCGAGCCATCGGGGCCGGCAAAGCGGTCTGCGACCAGTTAGCCAACGGCGCGAAGGCTCCAGACCTCGTCAAACAGCTGACGGATGTCAACCCAGGTTTCACCGGGAACGGCGCCATCAAGTTCGCGGGGATTGCGGCAAGTGTCTACTGCCCCGACCAACTACAGAGCGGCAGCAGCAGTAGCGACAGCGGATAG